The following is a genomic window from Chryseobacterium sp. StRB126.
GTAACGTAGATTTTTCGTGAAAACACGAATTATCATATTTTAACCATTTTCACTGAAAAGTAAAAAAATTGTATAAGTTTTAATAAAAAAATTGCACAATTAGAAAATAGTATTATATTTGCTATAATTACGAACTAACTTTAATATTAAAAATTATGAACAAGTCTGAATTAATCGACGCAATCGCAAAAGATGCAGGTATCACTAAAGTGGCAGCAAAAGCAGCTTTAGAATCTTTCATTGGTAACGTAACTTCTACTTTAAAGAAAAAAGACGGAAAAGTTTCTTTAGTAGGTTTCGGTACTTTCTCAGTAGCTGAGAGAGCAGCTAGACAAGGGATCAACCCTGCAACTAAAAAACCAATCAAAATTGCCGCTAAAAAAGTTGCTAAGTTCAAGGCTGGAGCTGATTTATCAAATGCAGTTTCTGGTGCTAAGAAAAAATAATCATTCAGATTATAAAAATTCAAGGCTGTTTCTTCGAAACAGCTTTTTTTATGCCTTATAATTACCGATATTGGATAGATTATTAATTATGGATTTGAATTCCTAAATTCA
Proteins encoded in this region:
- a CDS encoding HU family DNA-binding protein — translated: MNKSELIDAIAKDAGITKVAAKAALESFIGNVTSTLKKKDGKVSLVGFGTFSVAERAARQGINPATKKPIKIAAKKVAKFKAGADLSNAVSGAKKK